Proteins from one Comamonas flocculans genomic window:
- the glcF gene encoding glycolate oxidase subunit GlcF, whose amino-acid sequence MQTHLSAEFAGTPEGEEAEAILRKCVHCGFCLATCPTYQLMGDELDSPRGRIYLMKQMLEGQEPSDKTQLHLDRCLTCRNCETTCPSGVEYGKLLDIGRRVVEEKVGRKPVDKALRWALAQGLPSPLFAPAMKVGQAVRGLLPPRLREKVPPRQDAGAWPTAAHARKVLLLAGCVQPSMAPGINGATARVLDAAGIQTLVAPRAGCCGAVKFHLNDQAGGKDEMRANIDAWWPHLESGEVECIVMNASGCGVTVKEYGHLLRHDPEYAARAAKVSAATRDISELLPELAALLKGKVRAGGRPYAWHPPCTLQHGQKLRGGVEAGLRALGFELRLAASEAHLCCGSAGTYSVLQPETAHQLRDRKLAHLAQSFEDQPPQAILSANIGCITHLQNGTDIPVRHWIEVLDEALAP is encoded by the coding sequence ATGCAAACCCATCTGTCCGCCGAATTTGCCGGCACGCCCGAGGGCGAGGAGGCCGAAGCCATCCTGCGCAAGTGCGTGCACTGCGGCTTTTGCCTGGCCACCTGCCCGACCTACCAGCTCATGGGCGACGAGCTGGACAGCCCGCGCGGGCGCATCTACCTGATGAAACAGATGCTCGAAGGCCAGGAGCCGAGCGACAAGACCCAGCTGCACCTGGACCGGTGCCTGACCTGCCGCAACTGTGAAACCACCTGCCCCAGCGGCGTGGAGTACGGCAAGCTGCTCGACATCGGCCGGCGCGTGGTCGAAGAGAAAGTGGGGCGCAAACCGGTGGACAAGGCGCTGCGCTGGGCGCTGGCCCAGGGCCTGCCCTCGCCGCTCTTCGCCCCGGCGATGAAGGTGGGGCAGGCGGTGCGCGGCCTTCTGCCGCCGCGCCTGCGCGAGAAGGTGCCGCCGCGCCAGGACGCCGGTGCCTGGCCCACGGCGGCGCATGCGCGCAAGGTGCTGCTGCTGGCCGGCTGCGTGCAGCCGAGCATGGCGCCGGGCATCAACGGCGCCACCGCGCGCGTGCTCGACGCCGCGGGCATCCAGACCCTGGTCGCGCCCAGGGCCGGCTGCTGCGGCGCGGTGAAGTTCCACCTCAACGACCAGGCGGGCGGCAAGGACGAGATGCGCGCCAACATCGACGCCTGGTGGCCGCATCTGGAGAGCGGCGAGGTCGAATGCATCGTGATGAACGCCTCGGGCTGCGGCGTCACCGTCAAGGAATACGGCCACCTGCTGCGCCACGACCCCGAATACGCCGCCCGCGCCGCGAAGGTGAGCGCGGCCACGCGCGACATTTCAGAGCTGCTGCCCGAGCTGGCCGCGCTGCTCAAGGGCAAGGTGCGCGCCGGCGGGCGGCCCTATGCCTGGCACCCGCCGTGCACGCTGCAGCACGGCCAGAAGCTGCGCGGCGGGGTCGAGGCCGGTTTGCGCGCGCTCGGTTTCGAACTGCGCCTGGCGGCCAGCGAGGCGCACCTGTGCTGCGGCTCGGCCGGCACCTATTCGGTGCTGCAGCCCGAGACCGCGCACCAGCTGCGTGACCGTAAACTCGCGCACCTTGCGCAATCTTTCGAGGACCAGCCGCCGCAGGCCATCCTGTCTGCCAACATCGGCTGCATCACCCATCTGCAAAACGGCACCGACATCCCGGTGCGCCACTGGATAGAAGTGCTGGACGAAGCACTCGCGCCATGA
- a CDS encoding ProQ/FinO family protein: MTDETATDTAPATPADSTDTAGAPSAAAKAARRPARTPPALMAQLAQWHPRLFGERPLPLKRGIFQDLMAAHAPDKDELKQALAWHTRSTRYLVAMASGQPRHDLQGKVVEPVAPEHLYQALVEVFRRRQRRSQEDLGPQLRQRIVRAYEASGLTREAYAERVRGPRAGADADLDAALAQAGEHDARAEALLRAFEAAGSELPRFAADYGLALPLVQRQLARARQLRTLGQPA, translated from the coding sequence ATGACCGACGAAACCGCCACCGACACCGCCCCGGCCACGCCAGCCGACAGTACCGACACAGCCGGCGCGCCCTCCGCCGCCGCCAAGGCCGCCCGCCGGCCCGCGCGCACGCCGCCCGCCCTGATGGCGCAGCTGGCGCAGTGGCATCCGCGCCTGTTCGGCGAGCGGCCGCTGCCGCTCAAGCGCGGCATCTTCCAGGACCTGATGGCCGCGCATGCGCCCGACAAGGACGAGCTCAAGCAGGCGCTGGCCTGGCACACGCGCTCCACCCGCTACCTCGTGGCCATGGCCAGCGGCCAGCCGCGCCACGACCTGCAGGGCAAGGTAGTGGAGCCGGTCGCGCCGGAGCACCTGTACCAGGCGCTCGTCGAGGTGTTTCGCCGCCGCCAGCGGCGCAGCCAGGAAGACCTGGGGCCGCAGTTGCGCCAGCGCATCGTGCGCGCCTACGAAGCCTCGGGCCTGACGCGCGAGGCCTATGCCGAGCGCGTGCGCGGCCCGCGCGCCGGTGCCGACGCCGACCTTGATGCCGCGCTGGCCCAAGCGGGCGAACACGACGCGCGCGCCGAGGCGCTGCTGCGCGCCTTCGAGGCCGCGGGCAGTGAGCTGCCCCGCTTTGCCGCCGACTACGGCCTGGCGCTGCCGCTGGTGCAGCGCCAGCTGGCCCGCGCGCGCCAGCTGCGCACCCTCGGCCAGCCGGCCTGA
- a CDS encoding DMT family transporter → MHKSLPVFALLCNALIWGVSWWPLRRMYEAGLHPLWAIAAMFALITLTLLLLRPGALRQLLRAPGLWLLVLVAGLTNVGFNWAVTIGDVVRVVILFYLMPAWSILLAWRFLGERPTRGAMARLLLAFAGVVLVLWPADGELAHFTRGFSLADALALLGGFMFAATNVTLRRLRDEPTQARVLAMFAGGALLGGLAAAAGQGLGAVPALPGANAAWLVPLLVWAGALMLANWALQYGATRLPAGTTALVMLCEVLFASASSVAAGAAQPTLRTWAGGALIVSASLLAALQARR, encoded by the coding sequence ATGCACAAGTCCCTGCCCGTTTTCGCCCTGCTGTGCAATGCCCTGATCTGGGGCGTTTCCTGGTGGCCGCTGCGCCGCATGTACGAGGCCGGCCTGCACCCGCTGTGGGCCATCGCCGCGATGTTCGCGCTCATCACCCTCACGCTGCTGCTGCTGCGCCCCGGCGCGCTGCGCCAGCTGCTGCGCGCACCCGGCCTGTGGCTGCTGGTGCTGGTGGCGGGGCTGACCAACGTCGGCTTCAACTGGGCGGTGACCATAGGCGACGTGGTGCGCGTGGTCATCCTGTTCTACCTGATGCCCGCCTGGTCCATCCTGCTGGCCTGGCGCTTTCTGGGCGAGCGGCCCACGCGCGGCGCGATGGCGCGCCTGCTGCTGGCGTTTGCCGGCGTGGTGCTGGTGCTCTGGCCGGCGGACGGCGAGCTGGCGCACTTCACCCGCGGCTTTTCGCTGGCCGATGCGCTGGCGCTGCTGGGCGGCTTCATGTTCGCCGCCACCAACGTCACGCTGCGCCGCCTGCGCGACGAACCCACGCAGGCGCGCGTGCTGGCCATGTTTGCCGGCGGCGCGCTGCTGGGGGGCCTGGCGGCCGCGGCCGGCCAGGGCCTGGGCGCCGTGCCCGCGCTGCCCGGCGCCAACGCCGCCTGGCTGGTGCCGCTGCTGGTGTGGGCCGGGGCGCTGATGCTGGCCAACTGGGCGCTGCAGTACGGCGCCACCCGCCTGCCCGCGGGCACGACGGCGCTGGTCATGCTGTGCGAGGTGCTGTTTGCCAGCGCCTCGTCGGTGGCGGCCGGCGCGGCCCAGCCGACGCTGCGCACCTGGGCCGGCGGGGCCTTGATCGTCTCGGCCTCGCTGCTGGCGGCGCTGCAGGCGCGCCGCTGA
- the lplT gene encoding lysophospholipid transporter LplT, giving the protein MKRGFYTIMSAQFFSSLADNALFVVAVELLRTDGAPPWQAAALVPMFALFYVLLAPWVGAFADSLPKGRVMFYSNAVKALGCVLMLAGSHPLLAYGVVGLGAAAYSPAKYGILTELLPASRLVKANGWIEGLTIASIILGVVLGGQLVAPEVSELLLAGQWPGIELPAEGAIFALIPVYLLAAWFNLHIPLTRTRRRPMPRNPLALLPDFRECNRRLWRDKLGQISLASTTLFWGVSGNLRYVVLAWAAAALGYGTTKAAALVGVVALGTASGAVFASLRIRLDRAPRVIPWGIGMGVLVMAMNLIDSIWVAVPFLVFMGALGGFLVVPMNALLQHRGHHLMGAGRSIAVQNFNEQLAILLMGAAYSIASSWGLSAFGAVTAFGATVTLVMWLIQRWYAWNLRAYREEMSRLKVIARRDK; this is encoded by the coding sequence ATGAAGCGCGGTTTCTACACCATCATGTCGGCGCAGTTCTTCAGCTCGCTGGCAGACAACGCCTTGTTCGTCGTGGCCGTGGAACTGCTGCGCACCGACGGCGCGCCCCCCTGGCAGGCGGCGGCGCTGGTGCCGATGTTCGCGCTGTTCTACGTGCTGCTCGCGCCCTGGGTGGGCGCGTTCGCCGACTCGCTGCCCAAGGGGCGGGTGATGTTCTACAGCAATGCCGTCAAGGCGCTGGGCTGCGTGCTGATGCTCGCCGGCTCGCACCCGCTGCTGGCCTACGGCGTGGTGGGCCTGGGCGCGGCGGCGTATTCGCCGGCCAAGTACGGCATCCTCACCGAGCTGCTGCCGGCCTCGCGGCTGGTCAAGGCCAACGGCTGGATAGAGGGGCTGACGATAGCCTCCATCATCCTGGGCGTGGTGCTGGGCGGCCAGCTGGTCGCGCCCGAGGTGTCCGAGCTGCTGCTGGCCGGGCAGTGGCCGGGCATCGAACTGCCGGCCGAAGGCGCCATCTTCGCGCTGATCCCGGTCTACCTGCTGGCCGCCTGGTTCAACCTGCACATCCCGCTGACGCGCACGCGCCGCCGGCCGATGCCGCGCAACCCGCTGGCGCTGCTGCCCGACTTTCGCGAATGCAACCGGCGCCTGTGGCGCGACAAGCTGGGGCAGATCTCGCTGGCCTCCACCACGCTGTTCTGGGGCGTGTCGGGCAACCTGCGCTACGTGGTGCTGGCCTGGGCGGCGGCGGCGCTGGGCTATGGCACCACCAAGGCCGCGGCGCTGGTGGGCGTGGTGGCGCTGGGCACGGCCAGCGGCGCGGTGTTCGCCTCGCTGCGCATCCGCCTGGACCGCGCGCCGCGCGTGATCCCCTGGGGCATAGGCATGGGCGTGCTGGTGATGGCGATGAACCTGATCGACAGCATCTGGGTGGCCGTGCCCTTCCTGGTCTTCATGGGTGCGCTGGGCGGCTTCCTGGTGGTGCCGATGAATGCGCTGCTGCAGCACCGCGGCCACCACCTCATGGGGGCGGGGCGCTCCATCGCGGTGCAGAACTTCAACGAACAGCTGGCCATCCTGCTGATGGGCGCGGCCTACAGCATCGCCAGCAGCTGGGGCCTGTCGGCCTTCGGCGCCGTCACCGCCTTCGGCGCGACGGTGACGCTGGTGATGTGGCTGATCCAGCGCTGGTACGCCTGGAATTTGCGCGCCTACCGCGAAGAGATGTCGCGCCTGAAGGTGATCGCCCGGCGCGACAAATGA
- the alr gene encoding alanine racemase, giving the protein MPRPILATIHLGALRHNLAAARERARGARVWAVVKANAYGHGIARVFDALRGADGFALLDLAEAQLLRELGWRGPILLLEGVFEPRDLELCSRLSLWHAVHTDAQIDWLGQHKTQAPHHVFLLMNSGMNRLGFAPGRYRGAWARLNALAQVDEITLMTHFSDADGARGIAHQVAAFEAVTRDLPGGRSLSNSAALLRHAHDAAVRADWVRPGIMVYGSAPDFPEHDLQHWGLQPGMTLAARVIGVQQLQAGDSVGYGSTFIAERPMVVGTVACGYADGYPRHAATGTPVLVDGARSRTLGRVSMDMLAVDLTALPGAGLGSEVTLWGRAASGAVLAVEEVAAAAGTIGYELLCALAPRVPVLVQD; this is encoded by the coding sequence ATGCCACGCCCCATCCTAGCGACCATTCACCTCGGCGCGCTGCGCCACAACCTTGCAGCCGCGCGCGAGCGTGCCCGGGGCGCGCGCGTCTGGGCCGTGGTCAAGGCCAATGCCTACGGCCACGGCATCGCCCGGGTGTTCGATGCGCTGCGCGGCGCCGACGGCTTTGCGCTGCTGGACCTGGCCGAGGCACAGCTGCTGCGCGAGCTGGGCTGGCGCGGGCCCATCCTGCTGCTGGAGGGCGTGTTCGAGCCGCGCGACCTGGAGCTGTGCTCGCGCCTGTCGCTGTGGCACGCGGTGCACACCGATGCGCAGATCGACTGGCTCGGCCAGCACAAGACGCAGGCGCCGCACCACGTCTTCCTCTTGATGAACTCGGGCATGAACCGCCTGGGTTTTGCCCCCGGGCGCTATCGCGGCGCCTGGGCGCGGCTGAACGCGCTGGCGCAGGTCGACGAGATCACGCTGATGACGCATTTTTCCGACGCCGACGGCGCGCGCGGCATCGCCCACCAGGTGGCCGCCTTCGAGGCCGTCACGCGCGACCTGCCCGGCGGGCGCAGCCTGAGCAACAGCGCCGCGCTGCTGCGCCATGCGCACGACGCCGCGGTGCGCGCCGACTGGGTGCGCCCCGGCATCATGGTCTATGGCAGCGCGCCCGACTTTCCCGAGCACGACCTGCAGCACTGGGGCCTGCAGCCGGGCATGACGCTGGCCGCGCGCGTCATCGGCGTGCAGCAGCTGCAGGCGGGCGACAGCGTGGGCTACGGCTCCACCTTCATTGCCGAGCGGCCCATGGTGGTCGGCACCGTCGCCTGTGGCTATGCCGACGGCTACCCGCGCCACGCAGCCACCGGCACGCCGGTGCTGGTCGACGGCGCGCGCAGCCGCACGCTGGGGCGCGTGAGCATGGACATGCTGGCCGTGGACCTCACCGCCCTGCCCGGCGCCGGCCTGGGCAGCGAGGTGACGCTGTGGGGGCGCGCCGCCAGCGGCGCCGTGCTGGCCGTGGAAGAAGTGGCCGCCGCCGCCGGCACCATAGGCTACGAACTGCTGTGCGCGCTGGCGCCGCGCGTGCCGGTGCTGGTGCAGGACTGA